In the genome of Pelodiscus sinensis isolate JC-2024 chromosome 3, ASM4963464v1, whole genome shotgun sequence, one region contains:
- the COL10A1 gene encoding collagen alpha-1(X) chain, whose protein sequence is MQLQISILLLLSLNIVHGGDGFFSERYQTQASMKGPRFLPFNVKSQGLQGRGEQGPPGLPGPSGPRGQPGPPGPPGYGNPGPQGPPGPPGPPGFSAVGKPGLPGLPGKPGEKGLNGEKGDIGPAGLPGPRGPQGPPGIPGPAGISVAGKAGEQGPPGAQGPRGIPGEKGEPGIPGINGLKGENGYGVPGRPGDRGLPGPQGPPGPPGLAAIGKPGENGLPGQPGVKGEQGLPGAPGPAGIPGLQGLPGEPGPAGIGKPGANGPPGLPGIPGAKGLPGPQGLPGSSGLPGFGKPGLPGMKGHRGPEGLPGAPGIKGDQGPAGIPGEPGPSGPPGNMGPQGLRGIPGENGLPGPKGETGPAGLMGYAGAKGDRGLPGLEGKPGYPGEQGLAGPKGPPGLPGPKGDNGHVGPSGLPGPMGAQGLKGEPGFNGEPGPRGPSGIPGIRGPIGPPGIPGFPGTKGDPGAPGLPGPAGIATKGLNGPMGPPGLPGPRGNNGEPGLPGPPGPPGPPGQAVLPQMPDSYIKAGESQSLSGMPLMKAGANQGLTGMPVSAFSVILSKAYPGATVPIKFDKILYNRQQHYDPRTGIFTCRIPGLYYFSYHVHVKGTHVWVALHKNGSPIMYTYDEYKKGYLDQASGSAVIDLMENDQVWLQLPNAESNGLYSSDYVHSSFSGFLFAHM, encoded by the exons ATGCAGTTACAAATATCTATTCTGTTGCTGCTTTCTCTGAACATTGTCCATGGTGGtgatgggtttttttctgaacGATATCAAACACAAGCCAGCATGAAAGGACCACGTTTCCTACCATTTAACGTAAAAAGTCAAG GTTTACAGGGAAGGGGAGAACAAGGACCTCCTGGTCTACCAGGTCCTTCGGGTCCAAGAGGACAACCAGGCCCACCAGGGCCACCAGGCTATGGAAATCCAGGTCCTCAAGGTCCACCAGGCCCCCCCGGCCCACCAGGATTTTCTGCTGTTGGAAAGCCAGGCTTACCAGGTTTACCAGGAAAACCAGGGGAAAAAGGATTAAATGGTGAAAAAGGAGATATTGGACCTGCTGGTCTCCCAGGACCTAGAGGGCCCCAGGGGCCTCCTGGAATTCCTGGTCCTGCTGGAATCTCTGTTGCTGGCAAGGCAGGAGAACAAGGACCACCAGGAGCACAAGGACCACGGGGTATCCCTGGAGAAAAGGGTGAGCCAGGCATTCCTGGCATAAACGGACTAAAAGGAGAAAATGGATATGGAGTTCCAGGACGCCCAGGTGACAGAGGGCTTCCAGGCCCTCAGGgtcccccagggcctcctggactCGCTGCAATAGGGAAACCGGGTGAAAACGGGCTTCCAGGTCAGCCAGGTGTGAAAGGTGAGCAGGGTTTACCGGGAGCTCCAGGACCAGCAGGCATCCCTGGTTTGCAAGGTCTTCCTGGGGAACCTGGACCTGCAGGAATTGGAAAGCCTGGTGCAAATGGACCCCCAGGATTACCAGGGATTCCTGGAGCAAAAGGACTGCCTGGACCCCAAGGTTTGCCTGGATCCTCAGGCCTTCCAGGATTTGGAAAGCCAGGTTTGCCAGGGATGAAAGGACACAGAGGACCTGAAGGTCTTCCTGGTGCTCCGGGAATCAAAGGGGATCAAGGCCCAGCTGGAATTCCAGGAGAACCAGGGCCATCTGGACCACCTGGAAATATGGGTCCTCAAGGACTTAGGGGAATACCAGGTGAAAATGGCCTACCTGGGCCTAAAGGAGAAACAGGACCTGCAGGTCTTATGGGATACGCAGGAGCTAAAGGTGACAGAGGCCTACCAGGGTTAGAGGGAAAGCCAGGTTATCCAGGGGAGCAGGGGCTTGCTGGTCCGAAAGGACCTCCAGGTTTACCAGGCCCAAAAGGGGACAATGGTCATGTGGGGCCATCTGGCCTACCTGGTCCAATGGGTGCACAAGGACTTAAAGGAGAACCAGGATTTAATGGTGAGCCAGGCCCAAGAGGGCCTTCTGGAATACCTGGTATAAGAGGTCCAATTGGGCCACCCGGCATTCCAGGATTTCCAGGCACTAAAGGGGATCCAGGGGCACCAGGATTACCAGGTCCGGCTGGCATTGCCACTAAAGGTTTAAATGGACCCATGGGCCCACCTGGACTCCCAGGCCCAAGAGGCAACAATGGAGAGCCTGGGTTACCAGGCCCTCCAGGTCCACCTGGTCCTCCTGGGCAAGCAGTACTCCCACAAATGCCAGACAGTTATATAAAAGCAGGAGAGAGTCAAAGCCTCTCAGGAATGCCTCTTATGAAAGCAGGAGCAAACCAAGGTCTAACTGGAATGCCAGTGTCAGCTTTCTCTGTCATTCTCTCCAAAGCCTACCCTGGGGCCACTGTCCCCATAAAATTTGATAAAATTTTGTACAATAGACAGCAACACTATGATCCCAGAACAGGAATCTTCACATGTAGGATCCCAGGACTTTACTATTTTTCCTACCACGTACATGTAAAAGGAACACATGTTTGGGTTGCGCTACACAAAAATGGCTCACCCATCATGTACACTTACGATGAGTACAAGAAAGGATACCTTGACCAAGCCTCTGGAAGTGCTGTAATTGATCTCATGGAAAACGATCAAGTCTGGCTGCAGCTGCCCAATGCAGAATCTAATGGCTTATATTCCTCTGATTATGTTCACTCTTCTTTCTCAGGATTCTTGTTCGCTCATATGTGA